A genomic segment from Laspinema palackyanum D2c encodes:
- the rpsI gene encoding 30S ribosomal protein S9, which translates to MQGIQQSGRVMYWGTGRRKSSVARVRLVPGNGTVTINGKTAEIYLQYNAGYLGATKAPLETLGLENEYDVLVNVRGGGLTGQSESIRLGVARALCELDPENRHPLKVEGYLTRDPRAKERKKYGLRKARKAPQYSKR; encoded by the coding sequence ATGCAAGGAATCCAACAAAGTGGCCGCGTTATGTATTGGGGTACGGGCCGTCGGAAATCTTCCGTCGCCCGAGTGCGCCTCGTTCCGGGTAACGGCACCGTGACCATCAATGGCAAAACAGCAGAAATCTATCTCCAGTACAACGCCGGGTACCTGGGTGCAACCAAAGCCCCCCTGGAAACCCTCGGACTGGAAAATGAATATGACGTCCTGGTGAATGTCCGGGGCGGTGGGTTAACGGGACAATCGGAATCGATTCGTTTAGGCGTCGCTCGTGCGCTGTGCGAACTCGATCCTGAAAATCGCCATCCTCTCAAGGTGGAAGGCTATCTCACCCGGGACCCTCGTGCCAAAGAACGGAAAAAATATGGTCTTCGCAAAGCTCGGAAGGCCCCTCAATACTCCAAGCGGTAA
- the rplM gene encoding 50S ribosomal protein L13: MNKTYLPPQGSIEQKWYVIDAANQRLGRLAVEIARILRGKNKPTYTPHMDTGDFVIVVNAEKIEVTGKKRTQKLYRRHSGRPGGMKTETFAKLQNRLPERIIEQAVKGMLPKNSLGRQLFTKLNVYAGSEHPHAAQKPETLTINTIPGGNS; encoded by the coding sequence ATGAACAAAACCTACCTTCCACCACAAGGCTCCATCGAGCAAAAGTGGTATGTCATCGATGCCGCCAACCAGCGTCTGGGTCGGTTGGCTGTGGAAATCGCCCGCATCCTGCGCGGTAAAAATAAACCCACCTATACCCCTCACATGGATACAGGTGATTTTGTGATCGTGGTCAACGCTGAAAAAATTGAAGTCACCGGCAAAAAACGCACCCAAAAACTCTACCGCCGCCATTCCGGTAGACCGGGCGGCATGAAAACCGAGACCTTTGCCAAACTGCAAAATCGCTTGCCCGAGAGAATCATCGAGCAAGCAGTCAAGGGAATGCTACCCAAAAATAGCTTGGGACGTCAGTTGTTCACCAAGTTGAATGTGTATGCCGGGAGTGAGCATCCTCACGCCGCTCAAAAACCTGAAACTTTGACCATCAACACTATTCCAGGAGGTAATTCTTAA